From one Salinibacterium hongtaonis genomic stretch:
- a CDS encoding polyprenol monophosphomannose synthase, translated as MSGVVIVVPTYNELPNLAGLVDDLHRHVPSAEILIVDDDSPDGTGQAAELRSASDGRLHVLHRATKDGLGAAYRAGFAWALAEGYDTVVQMDADGSHRAADVPVLLRALETADVVLGSRWVPGGSVVGWPRARQLLSRGGSVFARACLPVTSADVTGGFRAFRREALERIEPRTVMSRGYCFQIEMLWRANTSGCRVREVPIEFAERQEGKSKMSSSIVFEAMARVAWWGITQSPKRLSRPARQPTGRIRA; from the coding sequence ATGAGCGGGGTTGTGATCGTCGTTCCCACCTACAACGAGCTGCCCAATCTGGCCGGATTGGTGGATGACCTGCATCGACACGTTCCCTCCGCAGAAATCCTGATCGTCGACGACGACTCGCCCGACGGAACGGGGCAGGCGGCAGAACTCCGATCGGCCAGCGACGGGCGGCTCCACGTGTTGCATCGAGCGACCAAAGACGGGCTGGGAGCGGCCTACCGCGCGGGGTTTGCGTGGGCCTTGGCTGAGGGCTACGACACGGTCGTGCAGATGGACGCCGACGGTTCGCACCGGGCGGCCGATGTGCCGGTGTTACTGCGGGCTCTCGAGACTGCGGATGTTGTGCTCGGCTCGCGATGGGTTCCCGGCGGTTCCGTCGTGGGGTGGCCCCGTGCGCGCCAGCTTCTCTCTCGTGGCGGTAGCGTTTTCGCCCGGGCATGCCTGCCCGTTACGTCTGCCGATGTGACCGGCGGATTCCGCGCATTCCGCAGGGAGGCGCTAGAGCGAATCGAGCCGCGTACGGTGATGAGCCGCGGCTACTGCTTTCAAATCGAGATGCTGTGGCGGGCGAACACCAGCGGGTGTCGAGTGCGTGAAGTCCCCATCGAGTTTGCCGAGCGACAGGAAGGCAAATCCAAGATGTCGAGCTCGATCGTCTTCGAGGCAATGGCCAGGGTGGCCTGGTGGGGCATCACGCAAAGCCCCAAGCGTCTATCGCGCCCGGCCCGGCAGCCGACGGGGCGCATCCGGGCTTAG
- a CDS encoding GNAT family N-acetyltransferase: MSTSDVAEVLIRPIRDSDVEDLGRVHAQCWHETYDKLISKASLENLSPRRMAELWSRMATRGEEYNQFAALLDGEIVGFVGSGPARDENPPRDRELYFIYLLAQYQGTGIGQKLFDAACGDLPGYLWVAKDSPRAHRFYERNGMVLDGAEEVHPFLGEDLVEVRYVR; encoded by the coding sequence ATGAGCACCAGTGACGTTGCCGAAGTCCTTATCCGCCCGATCCGTGACAGCGATGTCGAAGACCTTGGTCGAGTCCATGCCCAGTGTTGGCACGAGACGTATGACAAGTTGATCAGCAAGGCATCGCTCGAAAACCTCTCCCCCCGACGCATGGCTGAACTGTGGTCACGCATGGCCACGCGCGGCGAGGAATACAACCAGTTCGCGGCTCTCCTCGACGGCGAAATCGTGGGGTTCGTGGGCTCAGGCCCCGCCCGCGACGAGAACCCGCCCCGGGACCGCGAGCTGTACTTCATCTACCTGCTCGCCCAGTATCAGGGCACCGGCATCGGGCAGAAACTGTTTGACGCGGCCTGCGGCGACCTCCCCGGGTACCTGTGGGTGGCCAAAGACAGCCCGCGCGCGCACCGGTTCTACGAGCGCAACGGCATGGTGCTCGACGGTGCAGAAGAGGTTCACCCGTTTTTGGGTGAAGACCTCGTTGAGGTTCGCTACGTTCGCTAG
- a CDS encoding magnesium and cobalt transport protein CorA, whose protein sequence is MTLVDNAVYVDGVRAATPSNLDETYEVMRDLGGMAWIGLYRPEPHEIHSVANEFGLHKLSVEDALKGHQRSKLERYGDTLFVVLRPARYIDADETVEFGELHIFIGPGFVVTIRHAESPNLVAVRHRMEASPELLSLGPEAVLYAILDEVVDEYAPVIAGLENDIDEIEDQLFDGDSEVSRRIYSLISEVIDFQRAVQPLVPMLESLERGSEKYKVNVELQRSLRDVLDHVLAIVDKSAAYRALLQNALTVHSTLTTQRQNDEMRLLSQASLEQNEETRKLSEHSLAQSEEVKKISSWAAILFAPTLIGTVYGMNFTYMPELDWPWGYPLAVAGMVAMGAALYVIFKRRHWL, encoded by the coding sequence ATGACGCTGGTCGACAACGCTGTATACGTTGACGGGGTTCGGGCGGCAACGCCCAGCAACCTGGACGAGACGTACGAGGTGATGCGGGATCTCGGCGGGATGGCTTGGATTGGTCTATACCGGCCAGAACCGCATGAGATCCACTCGGTGGCAAACGAGTTCGGGCTGCATAAGCTCTCGGTTGAAGACGCGCTCAAGGGGCACCAGAGGTCGAAGCTCGAGCGCTATGGCGACACCCTTTTCGTGGTGCTGCGGCCAGCTCGCTATATCGACGCCGACGAGACCGTGGAATTCGGTGAGCTGCACATCTTTATCGGCCCAGGATTCGTTGTGACGATTCGCCATGCTGAGTCGCCCAACCTCGTGGCGGTGCGTCACCGGATGGAGGCGAGCCCCGAGCTGCTCTCCCTCGGCCCTGAGGCCGTGCTCTATGCGATCTTGGACGAGGTTGTCGACGAGTATGCCCCCGTGATCGCTGGACTTGAGAACGACATAGACGAAATCGAAGACCAGCTCTTCGATGGTGATTCCGAGGTCTCGCGCCGAATCTATTCACTCATCAGCGAGGTCATCGATTTTCAGCGCGCAGTGCAACCTCTCGTGCCCATGCTCGAGTCGCTTGAACGCGGCTCTGAGAAGTACAAGGTCAACGTGGAGCTGCAGCGATCGCTTCGCGACGTGCTCGACCACGTGTTGGCGATCGTCGACAAGTCGGCGGCCTATCGAGCGCTTCTGCAGAACGCGCTGACGGTGCATTCCACCCTCACTACCCAACGCCAGAACGATGAAATGCGCCTGCTCTCCCAGGCGAGCCTCGAGCAAAACGAGGAGACCCGAAAACTCAGCGAGCATTCCCTCGCTCAGAGCGAGGAGGTCAAGAAGATTTCGTCGTGGGCGGCCATTCTCTTTGCACCCACGCTGATCGGCACCGTTTACGGGATGAACTTCACCTACATGCCGGAGCTCGATTGGCCGTGGGGCTACCCGCTGGCGGTAGCGGGAATGGTAGCGATGGGCGCCGCTCTCTACGTGATCTTCAAGCGGCGGCACTGGCTATAG
- a CDS encoding TetR/AcrR family transcriptional regulator: MTEPIKQGARERILDAAYDLFSHRGIRDVSVDEIITKSKVAIATFYRHFSSKDELAQAFLNRREQVWTSELIVAEVASRSDSPRAQLLGIFDVFDEWFHRDDFEGDSFVKVLLEMGPEHPLGQSSIVHLNHVRRMIRGLAERAGLTDLDDFALSLHILMKGSIVTAAMGDLDSAQQARVMAERLIVDHTPAD; the protein is encoded by the coding sequence ATGACTGAGCCAATCAAACAGGGAGCCCGAGAGCGCATCCTGGACGCTGCGTACGACCTTTTCTCTCACCGAGGCATTCGCGACGTCAGTGTCGACGAAATAATCACCAAGTCCAAGGTCGCCATCGCCACGTTTTATCGCCATTTCAGCTCAAAAGACGAGCTCGCTCAGGCTTTTCTCAATCGCCGCGAACAGGTGTGGACGTCAGAGTTGATCGTGGCCGAAGTCGCCAGCCGCAGCGACTCCCCTCGCGCACAGTTGCTCGGCATCTTTGACGTCTTCGACGAGTGGTTCCACCGTGATGACTTCGAGGGGGACTCGTTCGTTAAGGTGCTTCTCGAGATGGGACCGGAGCATCCGCTAGGTCAATCAAGCATCGTGCACCTCAATCACGTTAGGCGCATGATCAGGGGCTTAGCCGAGCGTGCGGGGCTCACTGATCTGGACGACTTTGCGCTCTCGCTGCACATCCTCATGAAGGGATCGATCGTCACGGCCGCGATGGGCGATCTCGATTCCGCGCAGCAGGCCCGGGTGATGGCGGAACGCCTGATCGTGGATCACACTCCCGCTGACTAG
- a CDS encoding SRPBCC domain-containing protein: MAASKTYKTGRNRGDSFDVGVRQSVAVPLDAAWAFLVGPGLPLWLGETELPTKQNDTYETEDGVRGVIHRYAENEKVKLTWRPADWPHNTTLTVAVKQADGHIVVSINHDGLADREERSMMLGHWKNVLADVVNRLENL, translated from the coding sequence ATGGCGGCATCAAAGACTTACAAGACCGGGCGCAACCGGGGCGACTCATTCGACGTTGGGGTGCGCCAGTCGGTCGCGGTTCCGCTGGATGCGGCATGGGCATTTCTGGTCGGACCTGGCCTGCCTCTGTGGCTGGGCGAAACCGAGCTGCCCACGAAGCAGAACGACACCTACGAGACAGAAGACGGCGTGCGCGGAGTCATCCACCGCTATGCCGAGAACGAGAAGGTCAAGCTCACGTGGCGCCCGGCCGATTGGCCACACAACACCACCCTCACGGTTGCGGTCAAGCAGGCAGACGGTCACATTGTCGTGAGCATCAACCATGATGGCCTCGCCGACCGTGAAGAGCGCTCGATGATGTTGGGGCACTGGAAGAACGTGCTCGCCGACGTGGTCAACCGTCTCGAGAATCTGTAG
- a CDS encoding glycosyltransferase family 39 protein, translating into MSGTALIGQSEAAFATASTRRGRNTRSAALVGLGAAAISMTGSGIPSYWGDEAASVISADRPLPTLLAELGTVDAVHGAYYLFLHYWIALVGTSEFAVRLPSAIAIGLGAAGVVVLARRLSGSGRFAVASGLIFAILPLVTRMGSEARSYAFGIAAAVWLAAAFVRLVRSRETRIWPWMLLGAGGAASTYVFLYLVLLIPVFGVGMLALRPARAIVMRWLASAGVAIVLAAPVMIAAVSQRQQVEFLARRDYATVESVLVTQWFGSGWFAVLAWALIAAAVAGAVMRRESRPRLAFLLAWLVIPTAAVMAANFAITPLYNPRYLSFCTPAVAILMAEGVRVLAGLARGRSARRLVATAAAVALVVTALPGYVEQRSPFSRDEGSDLREAAAIVAEHASPGDAIVFDESVRPSRKPRLAIDLYPEQFAGLHDVALVTPARERDTIWAEVAPLRGLGVDLRDHQTVWALQLAGSSSTDMSTLETLGFRLVQAIPVNRTVLYEFTREAP; encoded by the coding sequence ATGTCGGGAACAGCGCTGATCGGCCAGTCTGAGGCTGCGTTCGCGACGGCGTCCACCCGGCGGGGGCGAAACACTCGGTCGGCAGCGCTGGTGGGGCTCGGTGCTGCGGCCATCTCGATGACGGGCTCCGGCATCCCGTCGTATTGGGGCGATGAGGCAGCGAGCGTGATCTCGGCCGACCGGCCGCTCCCCACCCTCTTGGCTGAGCTCGGCACGGTCGACGCGGTGCACGGTGCCTATTACCTCTTTCTTCACTATTGGATCGCTCTCGTCGGCACATCGGAGTTTGCGGTGCGTCTCCCCAGCGCGATCGCCATAGGTCTGGGCGCAGCGGGCGTCGTCGTGCTCGCTCGACGCCTCTCGGGCAGCGGCAGGTTCGCCGTGGCATCCGGGCTCATTTTTGCGATCCTGCCCCTGGTAACGCGAATGGGCTCCGAGGCCAGGTCCTATGCCTTCGGAATCGCCGCTGCAGTCTGGCTCGCGGCAGCCTTCGTGCGGCTGGTGCGCAGCCGCGAAACCCGAATCTGGCCTTGGATGCTGCTCGGCGCTGGCGGCGCAGCATCCACCTATGTGTTTCTCTATCTCGTGCTTCTCATTCCCGTTTTTGGGGTCGGGATGCTTGCGCTGCGACCGGCGCGGGCGATCGTTATGAGATGGCTGGCCTCGGCCGGCGTTGCGATCGTGCTGGCTGCGCCCGTCATGATCGCGGCCGTCTCGCAGCGCCAACAGGTGGAGTTTCTCGCCCGCCGTGACTACGCCACCGTGGAGTCGGTCCTGGTAACGCAATGGTTCGGCTCGGGCTGGTTCGCGGTTCTTGCCTGGGCACTCATCGCCGCCGCGGTCGCCGGTGCTGTGATGCGCAGAGAGTCGCGGCCCCGCCTTGCTTTTCTGCTGGCCTGGCTAGTGATCCCCACTGCGGCAGTCATGGCGGCGAACTTCGCGATCACACCGCTCTACAACCCGCGCTATCTCTCCTTCTGCACCCCTGCTGTGGCGATTCTGATGGCCGAAGGAGTTCGGGTGCTGGCCGGTCTTGCGCGAGGGCGCTCGGCGCGCCGGCTCGTGGCGACTGCGGCCGCGGTCGCCCTCGTGGTGACGGCGCTGCCCGGCTATGTGGAGCAGCGCAGCCCCTTCTCGCGCGACGAGGGCAGCGATCTTCGCGAAGCCGCAGCTATCGTGGCTGAGCACGCGTCGCCGGGAGACGCGATCGTGTTCGATGAGTCGGTGCGACCCTCGCGCAAGCCGCGGCTCGCCATTGACCTCTATCCGGAGCAGTTTGCGGGGCTTCATGATGTCGCCCTCGTAACCCCCGCGCGTGAACGCGACACGATCTGGGCGGAGGTCGCCCCCCTCAGAGGTCTTGGTGTCGACCTGCGCGATCACCAAACCGTGTGGGCGCTCCAGCTTGCCGGCAGCTCCTCTACCGATATGTCCACTCTCGAAACACTCGGCTTTAGGCTCGTGCAGGCCATCCCGGTCAATCGCACGGTGCTCTATGAATTCACGCGGGAGGCACCATGA
- a CDS encoding ArsR/SmtB family transcription factor has translation MDADKQIEATDDSVAIAAEIFSMLADATRIRIILALRGGELSVNSIANLIDKAPPAVSQHLAKLRLSRIVTTRQDGTRVFYRLANEHVSTLVIEAILQAEHSVDAVPAHHRGAAPSVHSASAGARPAGHDR, from the coding sequence ATGGATGCAGATAAGCAGATAGAGGCCACCGACGACTCCGTCGCGATTGCCGCCGAGATTTTCTCGATGCTCGCCGACGCCACCCGCATCCGCATCATCCTGGCGCTTCGGGGCGGTGAACTCTCGGTCAACAGCATCGCGAACCTCATCGACAAAGCCCCTCCCGCCGTGTCGCAACACTTGGCAAAACTCCGCCTATCCCGCATCGTCACGACGAGACAAGACGGCACCCGCGTCTTCTACCGGCTGGCCAACGAGCATGTGAGCACGTTGGTAATCGAGGCGATCCTGCAGGCCGAGCACTCCGTTGACGCTGTCCCGGCGCACCACAGAGGCGCAGCCCCTAGCGTTCACTCCGCGAGCGCGGGGGCGCGGCCCGCCGGCCATGATCGCTGA
- a CDS encoding 2-phosphosulfolactate phosphatase — MTSPDSPHTQSFYQVRFDWGIAGAEALAGSDAIVWVDELGTPQVPSVETNAVVVAGGIANAAAVAEWMLAKQEERRDRFRIAVVAAGEHRPDGSLRFAVEDQLGAGAVIDALTAVGLDHCSPEAAAASAAYFGLRRATKHLLGATVTSRQLGGVQIDLTPTTAVPVLIDFADKRDKRQVGQE; from the coding sequence GTGACTTCTCCCGATTCTCCCCACACGCAGTCCTTCTATCAGGTGCGATTCGACTGGGGCATTGCTGGCGCTGAGGCGCTCGCAGGCTCCGACGCGATCGTGTGGGTCGATGAGCTCGGCACCCCGCAGGTGCCGTCAGTCGAGACGAATGCCGTGGTTGTGGCTGGCGGCATTGCCAACGCTGCGGCCGTTGCCGAGTGGATGCTCGCCAAACAAGAGGAGCGTCGCGACCGCTTTCGCATCGCGGTCGTTGCCGCTGGAGAGCATCGCCCTGACGGCTCGCTGCGGTTCGCCGTGGAGGATCAGCTGGGGGCCGGGGCCGTCATCGACGCCCTCACGGCCGTCGGTCTCGACCATTGCTCGCCCGAGGCGGCGGCAGCATCCGCCGCGTACTTCGGGTTGCGCCGCGCCACCAAGCATCTGCTCGGGGCGACGGTCACATCGCGGCAACTGGGCGGGGTGCAGATCGACCTCACGCCGACAACCGCGGTGCCCGTGCTCATTGACTTCGCCGACAAGCGAGACAAGAGACAGGTCGGGCAAGAATAA
- a CDS encoding DEAD/DEAH box helicase: MTETTFGALGVPSALVSVLEANGKTSAFPIQVDTLPDTLNGRDVLGRGKTGSGKTLAFSIPMVARLGGALAGGKRRSGRPLGLVLAPTRELATQITNVIEPLADAYGLKVTTIFGGVSQQRQVAALKAGVDIVVACPGRLEDLMKQGFATLDAIEITVLDEADHMADLGFLPVVTRILDKTPQNGQRLLFSATLDNGVDKLVKRFLHNEVLHSVDEATSHVADMTHHLFEVDGVDAKKVLIEKLASGTGRRILFMRTKHHAKKLAKQLTESGIPAVDLHGNLSQPQRDRNLAAFSEGTAKVLVATDVAARGVHVDNIELVIHVDPPAEHKAYLHRSGRTARAGSTGDVVTLMLPTQKKDTLALLRKAAIEVQPERVTADSASVNALVGQVAAYVKPSPKQEQPRGGGSSQGANAQRKRAARDGAGSGQPRRDRSGRPASATGSDSTRSGRPAASSDSARSGQARRGASQGGQGSHAPRTRQGGTTSYSTSSPGAATPAGGQRRAGRRAQG; the protein is encoded by the coding sequence TTGACTGAAACCACATTCGGCGCGCTTGGCGTGCCGTCGGCCCTCGTCTCCGTGCTTGAAGCAAACGGCAAGACCAGCGCCTTCCCCATCCAGGTCGACACCCTGCCGGATACCCTCAACGGCCGTGACGTTCTCGGTCGCGGCAAGACCGGCTCTGGCAAGACCCTCGCCTTCTCCATTCCCATGGTTGCCCGCCTCGGCGGCGCCCTCGCCGGTGGCAAGCGTCGCAGCGGCCGCCCGCTCGGCCTCGTACTCGCCCCCACCCGCGAGCTCGCAACCCAGATCACCAATGTGATCGAGCCGCTCGCCGACGCTTATGGCCTCAAGGTCACCACGATCTTCGGTGGCGTCTCGCAGCAGCGCCAGGTTGCCGCACTCAAGGCGGGTGTCGACATCGTCGTCGCCTGCCCCGGCCGCCTCGAAGACCTCATGAAGCAGGGCTTCGCAACCCTCGACGCCATTGAGATCACCGTGCTCGATGAGGCCGACCACATGGCCGACCTCGGCTTCTTGCCCGTCGTGACCCGCATCCTCGACAAGACGCCCCAAAACGGCCAGCGCCTGCTCTTTAGCGCCACGCTCGACAACGGCGTTGACAAGCTGGTCAAGCGCTTCTTGCACAACGAGGTTCTGCATTCCGTCGACGAGGCCACTTCGCACGTCGCCGACATGACTCACCACCTCTTCGAGGTCGACGGCGTCGACGCCAAGAAGGTTCTCATTGAGAAGCTCGCGTCGGGCACCGGCCGCCGCATCCTCTTTATGCGCACCAAGCACCACGCCAAGAAGCTTGCCAAGCAGCTGACCGAGTCGGGCATCCCCGCAGTGGATCTGCACGGAAACCTCTCGCAACCGCAGCGTGACCGCAACCTTGCCGCCTTCAGCGAAGGAACCGCCAAGGTTCTGGTCGCAACGGATGTCGCAGCCCGCGGCGTGCACGTCGACAACATCGAGCTCGTAATCCACGTTGACCCGCCCGCCGAGCACAAGGCGTACCTGCACCGCAGTGGCCGCACGGCACGTGCTGGCTCGACTGGCGACGTTGTGACCCTGATGCTGCCGACGCAGAAGAAGGACACCCTGGCGCTTCTGCGCAAGGCCGCCATCGAAGTTCAGCCCGAGCGCGTGACGGCAGACTCCGCATCGGTTAACGCCCTTGTCGGCCAGGTCGCCGCCTATGTGAAGCCGTCCCCCAAGCAGGAGCAGCCTCGCGGCGGCGGTAGCTCGCAGGGCGCTAACGCTCAGCGCAAGCGCGCTGCCCGTGACGGAGCCGGCTCAGGCCAGCCGCGTCGCGACCGCTCAGGACGCCCCGCGTCTGCCACCGGAAGCGACTCGACCCGCTCGGGCCGCCCCGCCGCATCCTCGGATTCTGCCCGCAGCGGGCAGGCCCGTCGCGGAGCCTCACAGGGCGGACAGGGCTCGCACGCCCCCCGCACCCGCCAGGGCGGAACCACCAGCTACAGCACGTCGTCACCGGGGGCGGCCACTCCCGCTGGCGGCCAGCGCCGCGCCGGACGTCGCGCGCAGGGCTAA
- a CDS encoding DNA-formamidopyrimidine glycosylase family protein, with translation MPEGDTVYQTAHTLNRVLAGQLLTRSDIRVPRYATVDLSGRMIADVISRGKHLFMHLGDATIHSHLKMEGSWHVYKHGTRWKRPAYQARIVLETETDVAVGFDLGTLEVLDAQGEAAASARLGPDLLGADWDADEAVRRLLARPDRMVSMALLDQHNLAGIGNIYMNELCYLRGVLPTRPVGEVEHPEKMVALAHRLLDANKLRPRTTTGRTRGDTTWVYGREGKPCLRCGTLINDGLIGGAGEFERHGYWCPHCQN, from the coding sequence GTGCCTGAGGGCGACACCGTCTATCAGACCGCCCATACCCTCAATCGGGTGTTGGCGGGCCAGCTGCTGACCCGCAGCGATATCCGCGTTCCCCGCTATGCGACGGTCGATCTGAGCGGGCGGATGATCGCGGACGTTATCTCGCGAGGCAAGCACCTGTTCATGCACCTGGGCGATGCGACGATCCACAGCCATCTCAAGATGGAGGGGTCGTGGCACGTGTACAAACATGGAACCCGCTGGAAGCGCCCCGCCTACCAGGCTCGCATCGTGCTCGAAACGGAGACCGATGTCGCTGTGGGGTTCGATCTCGGCACACTCGAGGTGCTCGACGCCCAGGGTGAAGCTGCCGCGTCGGCGCGGCTCGGGCCCGATCTGCTCGGCGCTGATTGGGATGCCGACGAAGCCGTGCGGCGGCTGCTGGCTCGCCCCGACCGGATGGTGTCGATGGCTCTGCTCGACCAACACAATCTGGCCGGCATCGGCAACATATATATGAACGAGCTGTGCTATCTGCGCGGCGTGCTGCCCACCAGACCGGTCGGCGAGGTCGAGCATCCCGAAAAGATGGTCGCGCTCGCTCACCGCCTGCTCGACGCCAACAAGCTGCGACCCAGAACCACAACCGGTCGCACCCGTGGCGACACCACGTGGGTCTATGGCCGCGAAGGCAAGCCTTGTTTGCGGTGCGGAACGCTCATCAACGACGGGTTAATCGGTGGCGCTGGCGAGTTCGAGCGCCACGGGTATTGGTGCCCTCACTGCCAGAACTAG
- a CDS encoding SprT-like domain-containing protein — protein MADLARVRVWANALIALHLDAAWTFGFDNAKTRAGLCNYTHKRITVSKYLAERFDDDEIHQILLHEVAHAMAGPRAGHGPKWKATAAELGYVGGRTHDGEVAKELAPWVGTCPSGHAHYRYRKPTRPLACGKCARGFDPRNAITWQKQTPAPARRR, from the coding sequence ATGGCTGATCTGGCTCGGGTGCGCGTGTGGGCGAACGCCCTCATTGCGCTCCACCTCGACGCTGCGTGGACATTTGGCTTCGACAACGCCAAAACCCGTGCTGGCCTGTGCAACTACACGCACAAGCGCATCACGGTGTCGAAGTATCTGGCGGAGCGCTTCGATGACGACGAGATCCACCAGATCCTGCTGCACGAGGTTGCGCACGCGATGGCCGGGCCCCGGGCCGGTCACGGGCCCAAGTGGAAGGCCACGGCAGCAGAGCTCGGCTACGTCGGCGGCAGAACGCACGACGGAGAAGTTGCCAAGGAGCTGGCGCCCTGGGTGGGCACCTGCCCGTCCGGCCACGCGCACTACCGCTATCGCAAGCCGACCCGGCCGCTTGCATGCGGCAAATGCGCTCGCGGGTTCGACCCCCGCAACGCCATCACCTGGCAGAAGCAGACCCCGGCCCCGGCTCGTCGGCGCTAG
- a CDS encoding sigma-70 family RNA polymerase sigma factor yields MTITAPTTPAPSTPRQAPRSTDRSKAPREARVSEDAVRDYLQGISVIPLLAAEEEPELARRIEVGVIARERLETTTGPAKLVRELQQLVNEGEAAYRQFVRANLRLVVSVAKNYVGHGVPFMDLIQEGNLGLDRAVKKFDFAKGYKFSTYATWWIRQSISRCLADSSRLIRIPVHAAEKVVAVRKLYRELETELGRRPTVEELSAETGFTPDKVRIYLDADREPVSIHTPVGEEQDTVLGDLIEDDQHAPVIDVVSAGIRNELLHKCIQTLPERDAKVLKLRFGLDGCAPMTFDQVGEVFGISRERVRQLEQRALRALRAREFRGALSDS; encoded by the coding sequence GTGACCATCACCGCTCCCACCACCCCTGCCCCCTCGACACCACGGCAGGCGCCGCGCAGCACTGACCGGAGCAAGGCTCCTCGCGAAGCCCGAGTTTCAGAAGACGCGGTACGGGACTACTTGCAGGGGATCTCTGTGATCCCCCTGCTGGCCGCAGAAGAAGAGCCCGAGCTGGCTCGCCGCATCGAGGTTGGCGTGATCGCCCGCGAGCGACTCGAAACCACAACCGGCCCAGCCAAGCTCGTTCGCGAGTTGCAGCAGCTCGTCAATGAAGGCGAAGCCGCCTACCGCCAGTTCGTGCGCGCCAACCTGCGCCTGGTCGTGAGCGTTGCCAAGAACTACGTCGGCCACGGCGTTCCCTTCATGGACCTGATTCAGGAGGGCAACCTCGGCCTCGACCGCGCCGTGAAGAAGTTCGACTTCGCAAAGGGCTACAAGTTCTCGACCTACGCCACCTGGTGGATTCGCCAGTCGATTAGCCGGTGCCTCGCCGATTCGTCGCGTCTGATCCGAATCCCCGTGCATGCAGCAGAGAAGGTCGTTGCCGTTCGCAAGCTGTACCGCGAGCTCGAGACCGAACTCGGCCGCCGCCCCACCGTCGAAGAGCTCTCAGCCGAGACCGGGTTTACGCCGGACAAGGTGCGCATCTATCTGGATGCCGACCGCGAGCCCGTGAGCATTCACACGCCCGTCGGCGAAGAGCAGGACACCGTGCTCGGCGACCTCATCGAGGATGACCAGCACGCGCCCGTCATCGACGTCGTGAGCGCCGGCATCCGCAACGAGCTGCTGCACAAGTGCATCCAGACACTGCCGGAGCGCGACGCCAAGGTTCTCAAGCTGCGCTTTGGCCTCGATGGATGCGCACCTATGACGTTCGACCAAGTGGGCGAGGTGTTCGGCATCTCACGCGAGCGGGTTCGCCAGCTTGAGCAGCGTGCCCTGCGCGCGCTTCGCGCACGCGAGTTCCGCGGCGCGCTTTCCGACAGCTAG
- a CDS encoding NUDIX hydrolase family protein has translation MSATGTPDPGNAWLSDVELLEIRRRMPILYVEAVPVRLDPLGLVSEVGVLLRASVTGEMGRTIVSGRVMYGETVREALFRHLEKDLGPMAFPQLPASPVPFSVAEYFPMPGISPFTDDRQHAVSLAYVVPVTGTCEPRQDALEITWMSPEEAASATVGLEMDGGRGLLLRQALASVGVLPA, from the coding sequence ATGAGCGCAACTGGAACCCCCGATCCCGGCAACGCGTGGCTCTCCGATGTCGAGCTTCTCGAGATTCGCCGGCGCATGCCCATTCTTTATGTGGAGGCGGTCCCCGTGCGGCTCGACCCGCTGGGGCTCGTCAGCGAGGTCGGGGTGCTGTTGCGGGCATCCGTCACGGGAGAAATGGGCCGCACTATCGTCTCGGGCCGGGTCATGTACGGCGAGACGGTGAGGGAGGCGTTGTTCCGCCACCTAGAGAAGGACCTCGGGCCAATGGCCTTTCCCCAGTTGCCGGCGAGCCCCGTGCCGTTCTCGGTGGCCGAGTACTTTCCTATGCCCGGCATCAGCCCGTTCACCGACGACCGCCAGCACGCCGTGTCGCTGGCCTATGTCGTTCCCGTCACGGGAACCTGCGAGCCGCGGCAAGATGCGCTCGAGATCACCTGGATGTCTCCGGAGGAGGCGGCTAGCGCCACGGTCGGGTTAGAGATGGACGGCGGCCGCGGTCTGCTGCTGCGCCAGGCACTTGCCTCGGTGGGAGTGCTCCCGGCCTAG